The sequence below is a genomic window from Xylanivirga thermophila.
TTTGCAGCATGTATACCATCCTTGGTATTACCTTGGTAATCATCAAGATCCATACGGGCAGTGTCCATAAAATATTTATAGGCCTTTTCCCTATAGCCTATCTCATTTGCCATAATGCTAAAAACACAGGTAGACAAGGATGAATCATGGGTGGTAATCCTCTCATAATAATCATAGTTTACCTCTTTTTCTTGCTGCGTAAAATATTGTCCTAAAAGATACATGGCTAATACCAAATCTGCCTGTTTGCATACTTGATGCCTATATATGACAAGGGGATGATAGTGCAATAAAAGCGGATAGTTTTCCTTTGGAGTTTGTTCAAAATTCCATACTGCTTTTTGAAAAAAGCTATCATCCTGTGGATATAAGCCTGTTTTTTTATCCTTTGGGATATACATCCTATCCCCTTTTATTTTCCAATCCCCTATCTCCTTTTCATCAATATCGAGCTTTGTACATAAATTTCTATATACATCCTCCGCATTCTGTTTTAGCCATAGGGCCACTTCATGGGCATACCACAAATTTTCCCTAGCCATCATATTGGTATATACATTGTTATTTACAATAGCAGTATATTCATCTGGACCAGTTACCCCATTTATACAAAACTGATTACCCTTTTCAGGTATGAAATCGCCTAAATCAGCCCATAATATAGCTGTTTCAAATAACATCTCAGCCCCATATGATATAAGAAAATCCACATCTCCTGTAGCATCCATGTATTTTTTTATGGCAAGGGCAATATCTGCATTTATATGATACTGTGCTGTCCCGGCAGGATAATAAGGAGAACACTCTTCTCCCCCTATAGTTCGCCAAGGGAAAAGTGCACCTTTTTTATGCCCCATCTGCCGGGCACGCTCCCTAGCCTTATCCAATATACCATAACGATATACCAAAAGTTGACGGCTAATATCAGGATGATTATATATAAAAAAGGGCAGTATATAGGTTTCCGTATCCCAGAAATAATGTCCTTCATACCCTTCACCTGTAAGGCCTTTTGACGCTATATTGGTCTTCCCGTCACGTCCTGTTGATTGGAGAAGATGAAACATATTAAACCTTAGGCCCTGTTGAAGTGACATATCCCCATCTATGGATATATTGCTTCTATACCAGAACTTATCCAAATACTCTTCTTGCTCAGCACAAAGCCTTTCAAAGCCTAGATTCTCACCCTTTTCAAGTATATCATCTAAATGTGAAAGCATATCCTCCTCTTCAAAATCTAGGGAAGTAATATATGCTATATATTTGTTCAAAGATATAACCTGTCCTTTAAAAGCATCTATATTATATATCGAGCTAACCCATTCATCTTGTAACTCTTCATCCATAGAATAACTATTA
It includes:
- a CDS encoding glycoside hydrolase family 65 protein — its product is MKKTQLNNKSLYPFEEWSISQDHFDVDSNYIGETIFALGNGYIGMRGTFEEGYTGPKGSSLEGTYINGFYDTYTISYGEVAYGYAEKGQTMLNVTNGKVIRIYIDDEPFDMLRGELVGYKRTLDLKKGILIRDITWRSPKGREVKIVFKRLVSFTHKQLAAIHLDIIPINFDGKITLITALDASVSNLTVENDPRIGSGLKGKSLIAYDRKIHSGYGYIASSTQNTDFKLICGMKNSLEYTNSYSMDEELQDEWVSSIYNIDAFKGQVISLNKYIAYITSLDFEEEDMLSHLDDILEKGENLGFERLCAEQEEYLDKFWYRSNISIDGDMSLQQGLRFNMFHLLQSTGRDGKTNIASKGLTGEGYEGHYFWDTETYILPFFIYNHPDISRQLLVYRYGILDKARERARQMGHKKGALFPWRTIGGEECSPYYPAGTAQYHINADIALAIKKYMDATGDVDFLISYGAEMLFETAILWADLGDFIPEKGNQFCINGVTGPDEYTAIVNNNVYTNMMARENLWYAHEVALWLKQNAEDVYRNLCTKLDIDEKEIGDWKIKGDRMYIPKDKKTGLYPQDDSFFQKAVWNFEQTPKENYPLLLHYHPLVIYRHQVCKQADLVLAMYLLGQYFTQQEKEVNYDYYERITTHDSSLSTCVFSIMANEIGYREKAYKYFMDTARMDLDDYQGNTKDGIHAANMAGTWMCVVNGFAGMRTMDGAIYFNPYIPEGWSGYSFRINYHGTLIEVNINRDEVAYKLLDGERAVIYHKSEKLLLDKGHPSYIYKY